Proteins encoded by one window of Primulina huaijiensis isolate GDHJ02 chromosome 1, ASM1229523v2, whole genome shotgun sequence:
- the LOC140982496 gene encoding ABC transporter G family member 10-like has translation MELPIKAPVHGDKRELYRIETKELSYSFESPSDKFSWFLSWRRTKVSPRFIVKNANLAAKPGEITAIAGPSGAGKTTLLEILAGKISTKKVSGHVLINGRSIDCESFQRLSGYVTQDNALFPLLTVEETLIFSALLRFPGGKQLVFRRVEVLMKELELDHIAGSRVGEECSQGISGGERRRLSIGVELIHDPAVLLVDEPTSGLDSASALHIIALLKLMAVNQLKTIVLTIHQPGFRILELFDRLVLLSNGHVLHNGSLKLLEERLKYVGHSIPSHINILEFAIEVTNTIAIESTETGAETEQRQINDETCVRYSSNNSFKPKCPAFTNSPFQEILVLGQRFSKNILRTKQLFAARVIQAVLVGSILGTIYMKVGKEEGQVALQTRLGFFAFSLSFLLSSTTEGLPIFLQERRIFMRETSRGAYRVSSYVIANTIVFFPFLLMVGFLYSTPVYWLVGLRRDIDGFLYFTLVVWMVVLMSNSLTACCSALVPNFIMGTSVIAGLMGSFFLFSGYFIARDDIPDYWIFMHYLSLFKYPFESFMVNEYGGKGGDRCLERLGGECVLFGNGYLRQHGLKESQSWSNLLVMLGFILAYRGFCFVILWFRSYRTRS, from the coding sequence ATGGAATTGCCAATTAAGGCGCCTGTGCACGGTGATAAGCGAGAGTTATACAGAATCGAAACCAAGGAGTTATCCTACAGTTTTGAGAGCCCTTCCGACAAGTTCAGTTGGTTTTTGTCTTGGAGGAGGACAAAGGTATCTCCGAGGTTCATCGTCAAGAATGCGAACCTCGCTGCGAAGCCAGGGGAGATCACAGCAATTGCTGGTCCTAGTGGGGCAGGGAAAACGACCCTATTGGAAATTCTAGCTGGGAAGATTTCTACAAAGAAGGTATCCGGTCACGTCCTAATCAATGGCCGTTCCATAGATTGTGAAAGTTTTCAGAGATTATCAGGCTATGTCACTCAAGATAATGCCTTGTTTCCCCTTCTTACGGTGGAAGAAACACTTATCTTCAGCGCACTTCTGCGGTTTCCAGGTGGAAAACAATTGGTGTTTCGAAGAGTTGAAGTTCTGATGAAGGAGCTTGAACTTGATCACATAGCAGGTTCGCGGGTTGGTGAAGAATGTAGCCAGGGCATTTCAGGAGGAGAGAGGAGGAGATTGTCCATTGGGGTTGAATTGATCCACGATCCTGCTGTCTTGCTCGTAGATGAACCAACCTCAGGCTTGGATTCAGCATCAGCCCTTCATATCATTGCACTGCTGAAACTAATGGCGGTTAATCAACTCAAGACAATAGTCTTGACGATCCATCAACCAGGCTTCAGAATCCTCGAGCTATTTGACAGACTTGTCCTGCTTTCAAACGGACATGTCCTGCACAATGGTTCACTAAAGTTACTCGAAGAGAGGCTTAAGTACGTCGGCCATTCCATTCCTTCTCATATCAACATTCTTGAATTCGCCATTGAAGTCACAAACACCATAGCCATCGAAAGTACAGAGACCGGTGCAGAAACTGAACAAAGACAAATTAATGACGAAACTTGCGTTAGATATTCCAGCAACAATAGCTTTAAACCAAAATGTCCCGCCTTCACAAACAGCCCCTTTCAAGAAATTCTAGTACTGGGGCAAAGATTCAGCAAAAACATTTTAAGAACCAAACAACTCTTTGCAGCAAGAGTAATACAAGCTGTCCTAGTCGGGTCGATACTCGGAACAATATATATGAAAGTCGGCAAAGAAGAGGGCCAGGTTGCTCTACAAACCCGACTAGGATTCTTCGCATTTAGTCTCAGTTTTCTGCTGTCATCCACTACCGAAGGCCTACCAATTTTCTTGCAAGAAAGAAGAATATTCATGAGAGAGACTTCGAGAGGAGCATACAGAGTTTCATCTTATGTGATAGCCAACACCATCGTGTTCTTTCCTTTTCTACTAATGGTTGGTTTTCTCTACAGTACACCAGTTTATTGGCTAGTTGGCCTGAGGCGTGATATTGATGGTTTCCTTTACTTTACACTGGTAGTTTGGATGGTTGTTCTGATGTCAAATTCTCTGACAGCATGTTGCAGTGCACTAGTGCCAAACTTTATCATGGGTACATCTGTTATTGCCGGGCTAATGggatctttctttcttttttctggGTATTTCATAGCTCGGGATGATATACCAGATTACTGGATCTTTATGCACTATTTGAGTCTTTTTAAGTATCCATTTGAAAGTTTCATGGTCAATGAATATGGAGGGAAGGGAGGCGACAGGTGTTTAGAAAGACTAGGAGGTGAATGTGTGCTATTTGGAAATGGATACTTGAGACAGCATGGTTTGAAGGAATCACAGAGTTGGAGTAATCTGCTCGTGATGTTGGGTTTTATTTTGGCCTACAGAGGATTTTGTTTTGTCATCTTATGGTTCAGAAGTTATAGAACCAGAAGTTAA